Proteins from a single region of Campylobacter sp. RM16704:
- the lepA gene encoding translation elongation factor 4 yields MKNIRNFSIIAHIDHGKSTLADRIISECGAISDRLMSAQVMDTMDIEKERGITIKAQSVRLNYKLNNEEYVLNLIDTPGHVDFSYEVNRSLASCEGALLVVDASQGVEAQTIANVYIALENNLEIIPVINKIDLPSADIEKVKHEIEHIIGIDCSEAVCVSAKTGIGIKELIETIITKIPAPKTDDEAPTKALIYDSWFDNYLGALALVRVYDGSISKNDEVLVMSTDKKHLVQDLFYPHPLSPIKTKKIESGEVGVIVLGLKNVADVQVGDTITLTKNRAKEAIGGFEKAKAFVFAGLYPIETDKFEDLRDALDKLKLNDSSITYEPETSLALGFGFRVGFLGLLHMEVIKERLEREFNLDLIATAPTVTYEIYQTDGEILKIQNPSELPPVNKIDHIKEPYVKATIITPSEYLGNLITLLNRKRGMQVKMDYITPERVLLEYDIPLNEIVMDFYDKLKSLTKGYASFDYEPIEFRIGDLVKLDIKVAGENVDALSIIVPNEKALSKGRELVKAMKEIVPRQLFEVAIQASIGNKIIARENVKSMGKNVTAKCYGGDITRKRKLLEKQKEGKKRMKAIGKVHLPQEAFLSVLKID; encoded by the coding sequence ATGAAAAATATTAGAAATTTTTCAATTATAGCACACATTGATCATGGTAAATCTACTCTTGCAGATAGAATTATTAGCGAATGCGGAGCAATTAGTGATAGATTAATGAGTGCCCAAGTAATGGATACTATGGACATAGAAAAAGAACGTGGTATAACCATAAAAGCACAATCTGTACGCTTAAATTATAAATTAAACAACGAAGAATATGTATTAAATTTAATAGACACCCCAGGTCATGTTGATTTTTCCTATGAGGTTAATCGTTCTTTGGCAAGTTGTGAAGGAGCTTTACTTGTAGTTGATGCTTCTCAAGGAGTAGAAGCACAAACTATAGCAAATGTTTATATAGCCTTAGAAAATAACCTTGAAATTATTCCTGTAATAAACAAAATAGATCTTCCTTCAGCAGATATTGAAAAAGTAAAACACGAAATAGAACATATCATAGGAATTGATTGTTCTGAAGCAGTTTGTGTTAGTGCTAAAACTGGCATTGGTATAAAAGAGCTTATAGAGACTATCATCACAAAAATTCCTGCACCAAAAACTGACGATGAAGCACCTACTAAAGCTTTGATTTATGATTCTTGGTTTGATAATTATTTAGGCGCTTTGGCTTTAGTCAGGGTTTATGATGGAAGTATTAGTAAAAACGATGAAGTTTTAGTAATGAGTACTGATAAAAAACACCTAGTACAAGATCTTTTCTATCCTCACCCATTAAGTCCTATAAAAACTAAAAAAATTGAATCTGGTGAAGTTGGAGTTATAGTACTTGGACTTAAAAATGTAGCCGATGTTCAAGTTGGTGATACTATAACATTAACCAAAAATAGAGCAAAAGAAGCTATTGGTGGTTTTGAAAAAGCAAAGGCTTTTGTTTTTGCAGGGTTATACCCTATAGAGACAGATAAATTTGAAGATTTAAGAGATGCTTTGGATAAATTAAAACTTAATGATAGTTCTATTACCTATGAACCCGAAACCTCACTAGCTCTAGGATTTGGTTTTAGGGTTGGATTTTTAGGACTTTTACATATGGAAGTTATCAAGGAAAGATTAGAACGCGAATTCAACCTTGACTTAATAGCTACTGCGCCAACCGTTACTTATGAGATTTATCAAACAGATGGTGAAATTTTAAAAATTCAAAATCCTAGTGAATTACCACCAGTTAATAAAATAGATCACATTAAAGAGCCTTATGTAAAAGCTACCATCATAACACCTAGTGAATATTTAGGAAATTTAATTACTCTTTTAAATCGCAAGCGCGGTATGCAAGTTAAAATGGACTATATTACTCCTGAACGTGTATTGCTTGAATATGATATACCTTTAAATGAGATAGTAATGGACTTTTATGATAAGTTAAAGTCACTAACTAAAGGTTATGCTAGCTTTGATTATGAGCCTATTGAATTTAGAATAGGAGATCTTGTAAAACTTGATATAAAAGTAGCTGGAGAAAATGTTGATGCATTAAGCATTATAGTACCGAACGAAAAAGCACTAAGTAAAGGTAGAGAACTTGTAAAAGCTATGAAAGAAATAGTTCCTAGACAACTTTTTGAAGTTGCAATTCAAGCAAGCATAGGGAATAAAATCATAGCAAGAGAAAATGTTAAATCCATGGGTAAAAATGTAACTGCAAAATGCTATGGTGGAGATATCACAAGAAAAAGGAAACTTTTAGAAAAACAAAAAGAAGGTAAAAAAAGAATGAAAGCTATAGGTAAAGTTCATTTGCCTCAAGAAGCATTTTTGAGTGTTTTAAAAATAGATTAA